A DNA window from Anoplolepis gracilipes chromosome 13, ASM4749672v1, whole genome shotgun sequence contains the following coding sequences:
- the LOC140672695 gene encoding uncharacterized protein isoform X2: MGTIRRLSTTMLLLMMHSAQLDAHREHKVHNIVLYPDKHSWCKTTPIKQVVTWPQCSSQELDNNVCVGACFSYMVPHSEPSAPGDLIRPYCDSCQPLDSVWHTVTLDCKDEQNNPVTMQKKVQIITNCSCSSCMETSKIKPDYNTLLQSLTEENLDKNVNVAHETPDLLLDPNLNASKNTTRDGAPTNERFLQLFKKLKESQKLDESGLKEFSKFEEEEIDLEKLRELFKKYSERDEEEGQHEHHHQHQHEHQHQHQHQQQQQPHLHRGPHHSLVLDSDVKEKIDVEPHYLHPAVAGQEISYHDNILVGKEKKKKDF; the protein is encoded by the exons ATGGGGACGATACGACGGTTGTCTACGACGATGTTGTTGTTAATGATGCACTCCGCTCAGCTCGATGCTCATCGTGAACACAAG GTTCACAATATCGTGCTGTATCCAGATAAGCATAGTTGGTGCAAGACAACGCCGATAAAGCAAGTAGTGACATGGCCTCAGTGTTCTTCGCAGGAATTGGACAATAATGTATGCGTCGGTGCTTGTTTCTCATATATGGTCCCCCATAGCGAGCCCTCCGCACCCGGTGATCTCATAAGACCTTACTGCGATTCTTGTCAACCTTTGGACAGCGTTTGGCACACT GTTACATTAGATTGCAAAGACGAGCAGAATAATCCAGTGACCATGCAGAAGAAGGTACAGATTATCACAAACTGCTCCTGCAGCTCCTGCATGGAAACCTCGAAAATCAAACCGGACTACAACACTTTGCTGCAGTCTCTGACGGAGGAGAACTTGGACAAGAATGTAAACGTAGCGCACGAAACGCCAGATTTGCTGCTGGATCCGAATTTGAATGCCTCGAAGAACACGACGAGAGACGGAGCTCCGACTAATGAACGATTCCTCCAACTTTTTAAGAAACTGAAAGAATCACAGAAACTGGACGAATCCGGTTTGAAGGAATTCTCCAAGTTCGAGGAGGAGGAGATCGATTTGGAGAAGCTGCGGGAGCTGTTCAAAAAGTATAGCGAGAGAGACGAAGAAGAAGGCCAGCACGAGCACCATCATCAGCACCAGCATGAGCATCAGCATCAGCATCAGCatcagcagcaacagcaaccGCACCTACATCGCGGACCCCATCACTCTCTGGTCCTGGACTCGGACGTGAAAGAGAAGATCGACGTGGAGCCACATTATTTGCATCCCGCCGTCGCCGGCCAAGAGATCAGTTATCACGACAACATCCTGGTAGGcaaggagaagaagaagaaggattTCTAA
- the Anne gene encoding polyamine-transporting ATPase 13A3 isoform X2, which produces MSVSQRNRSKIARKIVSTGCRSSYDTKMDTTANGTRANGGLLHLKNGVDYVNPGEEDQMEIYGYRRSRVWTIIIWFLIIITGGLLRLIFHWVPHLMLQVTHSKCPLEEAETVLLVERFQGKHTSYYVKKLRTLTAREVINKSFNEESLIDEAWDGNAITIKEEKETYPMLSVHLSGGQFKQVPSITTFNCKKLTYIWDSERSEFLKLRGLDTNVLTSTLHQAQGLDSQEQYMRRNVYGNNEIVIPVKRIFTLLCLEVLNPFYVFQLFSFCLWIADDYYYYAMVILAMSSAGIIMAVFQTRRNQQNLRSTVHSSDVATVMRDRTTGETATVPAERLVPGDLLIIPSHGCLMPCDAVLLTGNCILNESMLTGESVPVTKTPVPSSNDVIYDTKEHARHTLFCGTRIIQTRYYGSEKVLAVVIRTGFNTSKGGLVRSIMYPPPVDFKFEQDSYKFVILLGCIATFGVVYTVITKVMRGIHSRHIALEALDLITIVVPPALPAAMTVGRLVAQSRLESKKIYCTSPRTINVSGSIDCICFDKTGTLTEDGLDMWGVVTVSDRKFQLPMKDITSLPLSEVLIGMVTCHGITIIDNQLVGDPLDLKMFESTGWSLEEPDVSDTSKFSMLFPTIVKPAKDSKLLKRLPSDMGSTLTRQNSMSSDVIDAISLNNLHDAGFDDSTTELEQGLEVGIVRQFPFTSSLQRMSVITRTLGANHYDLYCKGSPEMILSLSRAESIPPDFAAVLQEYTSEGYRVIAIAHKSLNRLPYAKVQRINREAAEVDLTFLGLIIMENRLKPETSPVIAELNTACIKTVMVTGDNILTALSVARDCDIVKPGTPVIAVSMIQQNLLKPQIYFTKSDSQPPPVSPNGQADLSEMTDLNSVVSLETVESGSFGNAKLENDINYLSDEVQYSKNKYVFALTGKTWALIRQYYPELMPKVVTRGAIFARMSPDQKQQLVQELQSLGYYVAMVGDGANDCGALKAAHTGISLSDTESSVASPFTSRETNISCVLTVIREGRAALVTSFGIFKYMAAYSLTQFISVMLLYSIESNLTDFEFLYIDLFIISLFAFFFGRTEAYEGPMVKMAPLNSLISTSPILSLVTQLLIVAIFQYTSLWHLQQMPWFVPFNATISEDKDDVACLENYTIFIVSSMQYIILAVAFSKGPPYRKSLFTNYGLLTSFVFLSLFSIYLAVCPFEWLINMFELVLPINIGFRFTLVGYGAVNFVIAILVEYLFVEYLVFGKLRYRWHDVDKSRRKFLAIERDIARDLKWPPISQEPLPEAAPNVPMRQNVTEIKIEKRITESCLPADTSFMNSSPPICASFKHFGSAREVTLNPRSLFDDCRNTVSMQTVPCFEDKDSSPRQSNVEPATKRRHNSESENGINRYEKPYMNHNTNPIATLPRNPNTTLQPQKLRDFKDVLVHQSDDRVSGNTQSVLELDILPS; this is translated from the exons ATGTCTGTTTCGCAAAGAAATAGATCAAAGATCGCGAGGAAAATCGTATCGACCGGCTGTCGATCTTCATACGACACCAAGATGGATACAACGGCGAACG GTACCAGGGCCAACGGGGGTCTTCTACATTTAAAGAATGGCGTAGATTACGTTAATCCTGGCGAGGAGGACCAGATGGAAATTTACGG CTACAGACGGAGTCGCGTATGGACCATTATTATCTGGTTCCTGATTATCATCACCGGGGGTCTTTTGAGGTTGATTTTTCATTGGGTGCCGCATCTGATGCTCCAGGTCACTCATTCCAAATGCCCTTTGGAGGAGGCGGAAACTGTTTTGTTAGTCGAAAGATTTCAAGGGAAACACACGAGTTATTACGTGAAGAAATTGAGAACCTTGACCGCGCGGGAAGTTAT aaataaatcttttaacgAAGAATCTCTAATTGACGAAGCATGGGATGGCAATGCAATAACAATCAAGGAAGAGAAGGAAACCTATCCAATGTTGTCCGTACATCTTTCTGGCGGTCAGTTTAAAC AGGTGCCATCCATCACCACGTTCAACTGCAAAAAGTTGACCTACATCTGGGACTCGGAGAGATCCGAGTTTTTAAAACTGCGCGGCCTCGACACCAACGTTCTGACATCCACGTTGCATCAAGCGCAAGGTCTTGATTCTCAGGAACAATATATGAG GCGTAATGTCTACGGCAATAACGAGATTGTGATTCCCGTTAAAAGGATATTCACGCTACTCTGCCTCGAAGTGCTTAATCCGTTCTACGTCTTCCAACTGTTCAGTTTTTGTCTGTGGATCGCCGACGACTATTATTACTACGCCATGGTCATTCTCGCGATGTCAAGCGCCGGCATTATAATGGCAGTTTTCCAGACACGACGG AATCAACAAAATTTACGCTCGACGGTGCATTCGTCTGACGTCGCTACCGTCATGCGTGACCGTACGACCGGTGAAACGGCAACAGTGCCAGCTGAACGTTTAGTTCCTGGAGATCTTTTGATCATTCCTTCTCACGGATGCCTGATGCCATGCGATGCCGTCTTGCTGACGGGAAACTGTATTCTCAACGAGTCCATGTTGACAGGAGAATCCGTGCCCGTCACGAAGACACCAGTTCCTTCCTCCAACGATGTGATATACGATACCAAAGAACACGCCAGGCATACGCTCTTCTGCGGAACCAGAATTATTCAGACAAGATATTATGGCAGTGAAAAA GTGTTGGCAGTGGTTATCAGAACAGGTTTCAACACCAGTAAAGGCGGCCTGGTGCGGTCCATCATGTATCCTCCGCCCGTAGATTTCAAGTTTGAACAGGACTCGTACAAGTTTGTCATATTGCTGGGGTGCATAGCTACTTTCGGCGTTGTTTATACTGTTATAACGAAAGTTATGAGAGGCATTCATAGCAGGCATATCGCTCTGGAAGCGTTGGATCTTATCACTATCGTCGTACCACCGGCGTTGCCAGCCGCCATGACAGTCGGACGTCTGGTTGCGCAGAGTAGATTGGAAAGTAAAAAGATATACTGCACGAGTCCGAGAACGATCAACGTGTCCGGTTCCATCGATTGCATTTGCTTTGACAAAACTGGAACGCTGACCGAGGACGGTCTGGATATGTGGGGCGTGGTGACCGTTTCGGACAGAAAGTTCCAATTGCCGATGAAAGACATTACTAGTTTGCCGCTGTCCGAGGTTCTTATCGGGATGGTTACGTGCCACGGGATCACCATAATCGATAATCAGCTGGTAGGAGATCCGCTCGACCTGAAAATGTTCGAATCCACCGGATGGTCGCTGGAAGAACCTGACGTATCCGACACATCCAAGTTCTCTATGCTCTTCCCGACGATCGTCAAGCCGGCAAAAGACTCCAAGCTTCTCAAAAGATTGCCTAGTGATATGGGCAGTACACTCACTCGACAAAACTCCATGTCTTCCGATGTGATCGACGCTATATCTCTTAACAATCTCCACGACGCTGGATTTGATGATTCCACGACGGAACTCGAGCAAGGGTTGGAGGTGGGCATCGTTCGACAGTTTCCCTTCACATCGAGTCTTCAGAGGATGAGCGTAATTACCAGGACACTAGGTGCTAACCATTACGATCTTTATTGTAAGGGCAGTCCGGAAATGATCCTTAGTCTCTCGAGAGCGGAATCTA TTCCTCCGGATTTTGCGGCCGTTTTGCAAGAGTACACATCGGAAGGTTATCGAGTGATTGCCATCGCGCACAAGTCTTTGAATCGTCTTCCGTACGCCAAAGTGCAACGTATTAATCGCGAGGCCGCCGAGGTCGATTTGACCTTCCTGGGGCTTATAATTATGGAGAACCGATTAAAACCAGAGACCTCGCCAGTGATCGCCGAGCTGAATACTGCCTGTATCAAAACAGTGATGGTGACAGGCGACAATATATTAACCGCACTCTCAGTAGCTAGGGACTGCGATATAGTGAAACCGGGCACGCCAGTAATCGCTGTCTCGATGATCCAGCAGAATCTACTAAAGCCGCAAATTTACTTCACGAAGAGCGACAGTCAACCGCCGCCGGTTTCACCGAACGGCCAGGCCGATCTTAGCGAGATGACTGATCTGAACAGCGTGGTTAGCTTGGAAACCGTCGAGAGCGGCTCTTTCGGTAACGCTAAGTTGGAGaacgatataaattatctctCGGACGA GGTGCAATATTCTAAGAACAAGTATGTGTTTGCGTTGACGGGAAAAACATGGGCTTTAATAAGGCAATACTATCCGGAACTAATGCCTAAGGTGGTCACGCGTGGTGCCATATTCGCGAGAATGTCGCCTGACCAGAAACAACAACTGGTTCAGGAATTACAATCCTTAGGCTACTACGTTG ccaTGGTTGGGGACGGAGCTAATGATTGCGGCGCGTTAAAAGCGGCGCATACCGGAATCTCCTTGTCGGATACAGAATCTTCCGTCGCCTCACCCTTTACCAGCCGCGAGACCAATATTTCTTGCGTTCTAACGGTGATACGCGAAGGTCGTGCCGCGCTGGTGACATCCTTCGGCATCTTCAAGTACATGGCTGCTTACTCGCTCACACAATTTATCTCAGTGATGCTCCTCTACAGCATCGAGTCCAACCTAACGGATTTCGAGTTCTTGTACATCGACCTCTTCATCATCTCATTGTTCGCTTTCTTCTTTGGCCGCACTGAGGCCTACGAGGGCCCGATGGTGAAAATGGCGCCGCTCAATAGCCTCATCAGCACGTCTCCGATACTCAGTCTCGTCACTCAACTATTGATAGTCGCGATCTTCCAATACACAAGCCTTTGGCATCTACAGCAGATGCCCTGGTTTGTGCCGTTCAATGCGACCATAAGCGAGGACAAGGATGATGTAGCTTGTTTGGAGAATTACACGATCTTCATCGTTAGTTCCATGCAGTACATCATTCTGGCTGTGGCATTCTCGAAAGGGCCGCCGTACAGAAAGTCACTCTTCACCAACTATGGTCTATTAACTTCTTTCGTTTTCCTAAGTCTCTTCTCCATCTACCTCGCGGTGTGTCCCTTCGAGTGGCTGATCAATATGTTCGAGCTCGTGCTGCCTATCAATATAGGCTTCCGCTTCACTCTAGTCGGCTACGGTGCGGTGAATTTTGTGATCGCGATATTAGTCGAGTATCTTTTCGTGGAGTATCTCGTGTTCGGCAAGTTGCGTTACCGTTGGCACGACGTAGACAAATCGCGACGGAAGTTCCTGGCGATCGAGCGCGATATAGCGCGCGACCTCAAGTGGCCGCCCATCTCCCAGGAACCGCTACCGGAAGCCGCGCCGAACGTACCGATGCGACAGAACGTCACTGAGATCAAGATTGAGAAACGGATCACCGAATCGTGCCTGCCCGCCGATACCAGCTTCATGAACAGCTCGCCGCCGATCTGCGCCAGTTTCAAGCATTTCGGCTCCGCCCGCGAGGTCACTCTCAACCCCCGCTCCCTCTTCGATGACTGTCGAAACACGGTATCGATGCAAACAGTGCCGTGCTTCGAGGATAAAGACTCGTCGCCGAGGCAATCGAACGTGGAACCCGCCACGAAACGACGACACAACTCGGAATCGGAGAACGGCATCAATCGTTACGAGAAGCCCTACATGAACCACAACACCAATCCCATTGCGACGCTTCCCAGAAATCCCAACACAACCCTTCAGCCACAGAAACTCAGGGACTTCAAGGACGTCCTGGTGCATCAGAGCGACGATCGAGTGTCGGGCAACACTCAAAGCGTGCTCGAGTTGGATATCCTACCGTCCTGA
- the Anne gene encoding polyamine-transporting ATPase 13A3 isoform X1: MPPTPSKLNLSFARNAYSVFGGRNATIANEHQREQKTELLEGTRANGGLLHLKNGVDYVNPGEEDQMEIYGYRRSRVWTIIIWFLIIITGGLLRLIFHWVPHLMLQVTHSKCPLEEAETVLLVERFQGKHTSYYVKKLRTLTAREVINKSFNEESLIDEAWDGNAITIKEEKETYPMLSVHLSGGQFKQVPSITTFNCKKLTYIWDSERSEFLKLRGLDTNVLTSTLHQAQGLDSQEQYMRRNVYGNNEIVIPVKRIFTLLCLEVLNPFYVFQLFSFCLWIADDYYYYAMVILAMSSAGIIMAVFQTRRNQQNLRSTVHSSDVATVMRDRTTGETATVPAERLVPGDLLIIPSHGCLMPCDAVLLTGNCILNESMLTGESVPVTKTPVPSSNDVIYDTKEHARHTLFCGTRIIQTRYYGSEKVLAVVIRTGFNTSKGGLVRSIMYPPPVDFKFEQDSYKFVILLGCIATFGVVYTVITKVMRGIHSRHIALEALDLITIVVPPALPAAMTVGRLVAQSRLESKKIYCTSPRTINVSGSIDCICFDKTGTLTEDGLDMWGVVTVSDRKFQLPMKDITSLPLSEVLIGMVTCHGITIIDNQLVGDPLDLKMFESTGWSLEEPDVSDTSKFSMLFPTIVKPAKDSKLLKRLPSDMGSTLTRQNSMSSDVIDAISLNNLHDAGFDDSTTELEQGLEVGIVRQFPFTSSLQRMSVITRTLGANHYDLYCKGSPEMILSLSRAESIPPDFAAVLQEYTSEGYRVIAIAHKSLNRLPYAKVQRINREAAEVDLTFLGLIIMENRLKPETSPVIAELNTACIKTVMVTGDNILTALSVARDCDIVKPGTPVIAVSMIQQNLLKPQIYFTKSDSQPPPVSPNGQADLSEMTDLNSVVSLETVESGSFGNAKLENDINYLSDEVQYSKNKYVFALTGKTWALIRQYYPELMPKVVTRGAIFARMSPDQKQQLVQELQSLGYYVAMVGDGANDCGALKAAHTGISLSDTESSVASPFTSRETNISCVLTVIREGRAALVTSFGIFKYMAAYSLTQFISVMLLYSIESNLTDFEFLYIDLFIISLFAFFFGRTEAYEGPMVKMAPLNSLISTSPILSLVTQLLIVAIFQYTSLWHLQQMPWFVPFNATISEDKDDVACLENYTIFIVSSMQYIILAVAFSKGPPYRKSLFTNYGLLTSFVFLSLFSIYLAVCPFEWLINMFELVLPINIGFRFTLVGYGAVNFVIAILVEYLFVEYLVFGKLRYRWHDVDKSRRKFLAIERDIARDLKWPPISQEPLPEAAPNVPMRQNVTEIKIEKRITESCLPADTSFMNSSPPICASFKHFGSAREVTLNPRSLFDDCRNTVSMQTVPCFEDKDSSPRQSNVEPATKRRHNSESENGINRYEKPYMNHNTNPIATLPRNPNTTLQPQKLRDFKDVLVHQSDDRVSGNTQSVLELDILPS, translated from the exons ATGCCGCCCACGCCGAGCAAGCTAAACCTGAGCTTTGCCAGAAATGCTTACAGCGTCTTTGGTGGTCGCAACGCCACTATTGCGAACGAGCATCAACGTGAGCAAAAAACGGAACTGCTGGAGG GTACCAGGGCCAACGGGGGTCTTCTACATTTAAAGAATGGCGTAGATTACGTTAATCCTGGCGAGGAGGACCAGATGGAAATTTACGG CTACAGACGGAGTCGCGTATGGACCATTATTATCTGGTTCCTGATTATCATCACCGGGGGTCTTTTGAGGTTGATTTTTCATTGGGTGCCGCATCTGATGCTCCAGGTCACTCATTCCAAATGCCCTTTGGAGGAGGCGGAAACTGTTTTGTTAGTCGAAAGATTTCAAGGGAAACACACGAGTTATTACGTGAAGAAATTGAGAACCTTGACCGCGCGGGAAGTTAT aaataaatcttttaacgAAGAATCTCTAATTGACGAAGCATGGGATGGCAATGCAATAACAATCAAGGAAGAGAAGGAAACCTATCCAATGTTGTCCGTACATCTTTCTGGCGGTCAGTTTAAAC AGGTGCCATCCATCACCACGTTCAACTGCAAAAAGTTGACCTACATCTGGGACTCGGAGAGATCCGAGTTTTTAAAACTGCGCGGCCTCGACACCAACGTTCTGACATCCACGTTGCATCAAGCGCAAGGTCTTGATTCTCAGGAACAATATATGAG GCGTAATGTCTACGGCAATAACGAGATTGTGATTCCCGTTAAAAGGATATTCACGCTACTCTGCCTCGAAGTGCTTAATCCGTTCTACGTCTTCCAACTGTTCAGTTTTTGTCTGTGGATCGCCGACGACTATTATTACTACGCCATGGTCATTCTCGCGATGTCAAGCGCCGGCATTATAATGGCAGTTTTCCAGACACGACGG AATCAACAAAATTTACGCTCGACGGTGCATTCGTCTGACGTCGCTACCGTCATGCGTGACCGTACGACCGGTGAAACGGCAACAGTGCCAGCTGAACGTTTAGTTCCTGGAGATCTTTTGATCATTCCTTCTCACGGATGCCTGATGCCATGCGATGCCGTCTTGCTGACGGGAAACTGTATTCTCAACGAGTCCATGTTGACAGGAGAATCCGTGCCCGTCACGAAGACACCAGTTCCTTCCTCCAACGATGTGATATACGATACCAAAGAACACGCCAGGCATACGCTCTTCTGCGGAACCAGAATTATTCAGACAAGATATTATGGCAGTGAAAAA GTGTTGGCAGTGGTTATCAGAACAGGTTTCAACACCAGTAAAGGCGGCCTGGTGCGGTCCATCATGTATCCTCCGCCCGTAGATTTCAAGTTTGAACAGGACTCGTACAAGTTTGTCATATTGCTGGGGTGCATAGCTACTTTCGGCGTTGTTTATACTGTTATAACGAAAGTTATGAGAGGCATTCATAGCAGGCATATCGCTCTGGAAGCGTTGGATCTTATCACTATCGTCGTACCACCGGCGTTGCCAGCCGCCATGACAGTCGGACGTCTGGTTGCGCAGAGTAGATTGGAAAGTAAAAAGATATACTGCACGAGTCCGAGAACGATCAACGTGTCCGGTTCCATCGATTGCATTTGCTTTGACAAAACTGGAACGCTGACCGAGGACGGTCTGGATATGTGGGGCGTGGTGACCGTTTCGGACAGAAAGTTCCAATTGCCGATGAAAGACATTACTAGTTTGCCGCTGTCCGAGGTTCTTATCGGGATGGTTACGTGCCACGGGATCACCATAATCGATAATCAGCTGGTAGGAGATCCGCTCGACCTGAAAATGTTCGAATCCACCGGATGGTCGCTGGAAGAACCTGACGTATCCGACACATCCAAGTTCTCTATGCTCTTCCCGACGATCGTCAAGCCGGCAAAAGACTCCAAGCTTCTCAAAAGATTGCCTAGTGATATGGGCAGTACACTCACTCGACAAAACTCCATGTCTTCCGATGTGATCGACGCTATATCTCTTAACAATCTCCACGACGCTGGATTTGATGATTCCACGACGGAACTCGAGCAAGGGTTGGAGGTGGGCATCGTTCGACAGTTTCCCTTCACATCGAGTCTTCAGAGGATGAGCGTAATTACCAGGACACTAGGTGCTAACCATTACGATCTTTATTGTAAGGGCAGTCCGGAAATGATCCTTAGTCTCTCGAGAGCGGAATCTA TTCCTCCGGATTTTGCGGCCGTTTTGCAAGAGTACACATCGGAAGGTTATCGAGTGATTGCCATCGCGCACAAGTCTTTGAATCGTCTTCCGTACGCCAAAGTGCAACGTATTAATCGCGAGGCCGCCGAGGTCGATTTGACCTTCCTGGGGCTTATAATTATGGAGAACCGATTAAAACCAGAGACCTCGCCAGTGATCGCCGAGCTGAATACTGCCTGTATCAAAACAGTGATGGTGACAGGCGACAATATATTAACCGCACTCTCAGTAGCTAGGGACTGCGATATAGTGAAACCGGGCACGCCAGTAATCGCTGTCTCGATGATCCAGCAGAATCTACTAAAGCCGCAAATTTACTTCACGAAGAGCGACAGTCAACCGCCGCCGGTTTCACCGAACGGCCAGGCCGATCTTAGCGAGATGACTGATCTGAACAGCGTGGTTAGCTTGGAAACCGTCGAGAGCGGCTCTTTCGGTAACGCTAAGTTGGAGaacgatataaattatctctCGGACGA GGTGCAATATTCTAAGAACAAGTATGTGTTTGCGTTGACGGGAAAAACATGGGCTTTAATAAGGCAATACTATCCGGAACTAATGCCTAAGGTGGTCACGCGTGGTGCCATATTCGCGAGAATGTCGCCTGACCAGAAACAACAACTGGTTCAGGAATTACAATCCTTAGGCTACTACGTTG ccaTGGTTGGGGACGGAGCTAATGATTGCGGCGCGTTAAAAGCGGCGCATACCGGAATCTCCTTGTCGGATACAGAATCTTCCGTCGCCTCACCCTTTACCAGCCGCGAGACCAATATTTCTTGCGTTCTAACGGTGATACGCGAAGGTCGTGCCGCGCTGGTGACATCCTTCGGCATCTTCAAGTACATGGCTGCTTACTCGCTCACACAATTTATCTCAGTGATGCTCCTCTACAGCATCGAGTCCAACCTAACGGATTTCGAGTTCTTGTACATCGACCTCTTCATCATCTCATTGTTCGCTTTCTTCTTTGGCCGCACTGAGGCCTACGAGGGCCCGATGGTGAAAATGGCGCCGCTCAATAGCCTCATCAGCACGTCTCCGATACTCAGTCTCGTCACTCAACTATTGATAGTCGCGATCTTCCAATACACAAGCCTTTGGCATCTACAGCAGATGCCCTGGTTTGTGCCGTTCAATGCGACCATAAGCGAGGACAAGGATGATGTAGCTTGTTTGGAGAATTACACGATCTTCATCGTTAGTTCCATGCAGTACATCATTCTGGCTGTGGCATTCTCGAAAGGGCCGCCGTACAGAAAGTCACTCTTCACCAACTATGGTCTATTAACTTCTTTCGTTTTCCTAAGTCTCTTCTCCATCTACCTCGCGGTGTGTCCCTTCGAGTGGCTGATCAATATGTTCGAGCTCGTGCTGCCTATCAATATAGGCTTCCGCTTCACTCTAGTCGGCTACGGTGCGGTGAATTTTGTGATCGCGATATTAGTCGAGTATCTTTTCGTGGAGTATCTCGTGTTCGGCAAGTTGCGTTACCGTTGGCACGACGTAGACAAATCGCGACGGAAGTTCCTGGCGATCGAGCGCGATATAGCGCGCGACCTCAAGTGGCCGCCCATCTCCCAGGAACCGCTACCGGAAGCCGCGCCGAACGTACCGATGCGACAGAACGTCACTGAGATCAAGATTGAGAAACGGATCACCGAATCGTGCCTGCCCGCCGATACCAGCTTCATGAACAGCTCGCCGCCGATCTGCGCCAGTTTCAAGCATTTCGGCTCCGCCCGCGAGGTCACTCTCAACCCCCGCTCCCTCTTCGATGACTGTCGAAACACGGTATCGATGCAAACAGTGCCGTGCTTCGAGGATAAAGACTCGTCGCCGAGGCAATCGAACGTGGAACCCGCCACGAAACGACGACACAACTCGGAATCGGAGAACGGCATCAATCGTTACGAGAAGCCCTACATGAACCACAACACCAATCCCATTGCGACGCTTCCCAGAAATCCCAACACAACCCTTCAGCCACAGAAACTCAGGGACTTCAAGGACGTCCTGGTGCATCAGAGCGACGATCGAGTGTCGGGCAACACTCAAAGCGTGCTCGAGTTGGATATCCTACCGTCCTGA